A genomic region of Desulfomicrobium macestii contains the following coding sequences:
- a CDS encoding flagellar basal body P-ring protein FlgI, whose translation MCGHSKTRRFAFLLLALGLTMGLAMPAGAVRLKDIASFGGVRSNDLVGYGLVVGLPGTGDKSSSQFTIQSMANMLENMGVKVDRAALKPKNVAAVMVTVKMPASARPGSRLDATVSSVGDASSLLGGVLLMTPLKGIDGSIYALCQGSLAVGGFSAGGDAATATKNITTVGRIPGGAVVERSVPFSFNEQKDITIQLGVEDFSTAKQVADSLNKAIGGQYAHAQDASSIRLGIPPQYQGNIVALMASLENLEVQPDSRAKVVVDEKTGTVVLGSNVTLSRVAVSHGNLNVVVSEQPQVSQPGAFSPGQTAITPSTEIGVREEQRRLVLMAGASIQELVDGLNAIGATPRDLISILRTMKSAGALHADLEVL comes from the coding sequence ATGTGTGGCCATTCTAAAACCAGACGCTTCGCTTTCCTGCTTCTCGCCCTTGGCCTGACCATGGGCCTGGCCATGCCGGCCGGGGCCGTGCGTCTCAAGGATATCGCCAGCTTCGGCGGGGTGCGTTCCAACGATCTCGTCGGCTACGGACTGGTGGTCGGCCTGCCGGGAACCGGAGACAAGAGCAGTTCGCAGTTCACGATCCAATCCATGGCCAATATGCTTGAAAACATGGGGGTCAAGGTCGACCGGGCAGCGCTCAAGCCCAAAAACGTCGCAGCGGTCATGGTCACGGTCAAGATGCCGGCTTCGGCCAGACCGGGGTCCCGGCTCGACGCGACAGTATCCTCCGTGGGGGACGCGTCCTCGCTGCTTGGCGGCGTGCTGCTCATGACCCCGCTCAAGGGCATTGACGGCAGCATTTACGCCCTGTGCCAGGGCTCCCTGGCCGTGGGCGGGTTTTCGGCCGGAGGAGATGCGGCCACGGCGACCAAGAACATCACCACCGTGGGTCGCATCCCCGGCGGCGCGGTGGTCGAGCGCAGCGTGCCCTTCAGCTTCAATGAGCAAAAGGACATCACCATCCAGCTGGGCGTGGAGGATTTTTCCACGGCCAAGCAGGTCGCGGACAGCCTGAACAAGGCCATCGGCGGCCAGTACGCCCACGCCCAGGACGCCTCTTCCATAAGGCTCGGAATTCCTCCCCAGTATCAGGGGAACATCGTCGCGCTCATGGCCTCTCTTGAGAATCTGGAAGTACAGCCCGACAGCCGGGCCAAGGTGGTTGTCGATGAAAAGACCGGCACCGTGGTTCTGGGTTCCAACGTCACCCTGTCCCGGGTTGCCGTTTCCCATGGCAACCTGAACGTGGTCGTGTCCGAGCAGCCCCAGGTTTCCCAGCCTGGAGCGTTCTCCCCGGGTCAGACGGCCATCACTCCGTCCACCGAGATCGGCGTGCGCGAAGAGCAGCGGAGACTCGTCCTCATGGCCGGGGCTTCCATCCAGGAGCTGGTCGATGGCCTGAACGCCATCGGCGCCACTCCCCGGGACCTCATTTCCATTCTGCGGACCATGAAATCGGCGGGCGCCCTGCATGCCGATCTTGAGGTCCTCTAG
- a CDS encoding rod-binding protein produces MNEIITTGLPEPDPTQSLQERLRDLRSRVQPEKGLDEVKLKKACQDFEAVFIGQIWKQMRASVPKEGLLHSKEEESYLSMFDQELSVKMSQSGGIGLSDMLYANLSERLVNASRDTTSTAPLHPLNVPGRGKAPSGTQAAAVPPRTLAAITAQHEAEMLARSIEQRSQSGEAQTKIMPTDLEDALRVVRMDGEDGP; encoded by the coding sequence ATGAACGAGATTATCACCACGGGCCTGCCCGAACCTGATCCGACGCAAAGCCTGCAGGAACGCCTGCGGGATCTGCGCTCCCGGGTGCAGCCCGAAAAGGGGCTGGATGAGGTCAAGCTCAAGAAGGCCTGCCAGGATTTCGAGGCTGTGTTCATCGGCCAGATCTGGAAGCAGATGCGCGCTTCCGTACCCAAGGAAGGATTGCTTCATTCCAAGGAAGAGGAGAGCTATCTGTCCATGTTTGACCAGGAGCTCTCGGTCAAGATGTCGCAAAGCGGGGGCATCGGCTTGTCCGACATGCTCTATGCGAATCTTTCCGAGCGCTTGGTCAATGCCAGCCGCGACACGACATCGACGGCTCCCTTGCATCCCCTGAACGTGCCGGGTCGCGGCAAGGCTCCGTCCGGGACGCAGGCCGCGGCAGTGCCCCCGCGTACGTTGGCCGCGATCACGGCCCAGCATGAGGCCGAGATGCTGGCGCGAAGTATCGAGCAGAGGTCGCAGTCCGGAGAAGCTCAGACGAAGATCATGCCCACGGATCTTGAGGATGCCCTGCGCGTTGTGCGCATGGATGGCGAGGATGGCCCTTAG
- a CDS encoding ribosome maturation factor RimP, with protein MDKNEIHARLMEMVTPLCQARDLEVWGIDLLFAAGGRHKIVRVYLDSEHGVGIDECSEVSRHLSLALDVEDIIPGAFTLEVSSPGLERPFFSLEQLQAHVGQTVRIRMENPLEGRKNFKGRLLGVEPPMFTLTDDSNTFELNWDDVGKANLVYEPFDQGKKR; from the coding sequence ATGGACAAAAACGAAATACACGCGCGGCTCATGGAAATGGTGACTCCCCTGTGTCAGGCCCGGGACCTCGAAGTCTGGGGCATCGACCTGCTTTTCGCGGCCGGGGGACGGCACAAGATCGTACGGGTCTATCTGGACTCCGAACACGGGGTCGGCATCGACGAATGCTCGGAGGTCAGCAGACATCTGAGCCTGGCCCTGGACGTGGAGGACATCATTCCCGGAGCATTCACACTGGAAGTGTCCTCGCCCGGCCTTGAGCGGCCGTTTTTCTCCTTGGAGCAGCTGCAGGCCCATGTGGGGCAGACGGTGCGCATCCGCATGGAAAACCCGCTTGAGGGCAGAAAAAATTTCAAGGGGCGTCTGCTCGGTGTCGAACCGCCCATGTTTACGCTGACCGACGACAGCAATACATTTGAATTGAACTGGGACGATGTGGGCAAGGCCAACCTCGTCTACGAGCCCTTTGATCAGGGCAAGAAACGATAA
- the flgK gene encoding flagellar hook-associated protein FlgK — protein sequence MPGIASLFNIGKQSLFANQSAIEVVGNNISNANTEGYSRQAVRFEDGYYINYTPGQLGTGVNAAEVIRYFDEFTEILYNTKSSEQQRWQKLHENLQNVEMIFNESNAEGVNAALSAFWADWQTLSTNPEDTSVRAALLGHASNLEQAIGVVQGDLQRLQGQTDDTIDAEVKEINTLLQSIAELNNQITVTEETGKNNANGLRDQRATLVRDLAEKIDINYIDNGLGNVTITTKAGHTLVDGTSAFRLAFESAPFSASLDSASTFTGDVSFDGKSSSEYTLEIVNGGLMSDGGLTFKVSVDGGKTWLKDENGVGVFTITDEGVLLPDGKGSVLFSPKAGDTLTKGDRFQILPNKSVFWYETSASKINITPQVLSNGEDNERRLTGGSLAGYFQFRDSSIGGYLEKLDAFAKSLAWEVNRLHSQGTGLERFEEVTGTYGLVDKDADLGVDAGLIFGEKLESGNLMIGVYDKDTGAMVQFQGLDFNNTLAGIQNFDPTEHSLQDVVDAINNTFGALTASVLDNHLQISSDADHDFAFGSDTTGLLAALGINTFFEGSDARTLSVNNSVRSNSSRINTGHINGAGEMNEGDNTTAAAIAALQTKAVSTRTVIEGTSRQTLGEYYSTLVAKAGSDTQSAKFNAEYQEALANDLRSRQESVSGVNLDEEMTNLIKFQHAYTAAAKLITTAESMLEVLLGLKN from the coding sequence ATGCCCGGCATCGCATCCCTGTTCAATATCGGGAAGCAGTCCCTTTTTGCCAACCAGTCGGCCATCGAGGTCGTCGGCAACAACATTTCCAACGCCAATACCGAAGGTTACAGCCGTCAGGCGGTGCGATTCGAGGATGGCTACTACATCAATTACACTCCGGGCCAGCTCGGTACAGGGGTCAACGCGGCCGAAGTCATCCGTTATTTCGATGAGTTCACCGAGATCCTCTACAACACCAAGAGTTCGGAGCAGCAGCGCTGGCAGAAGCTTCACGAGAATCTGCAGAACGTTGAAATGATTTTCAACGAGTCCAACGCCGAAGGGGTCAATGCGGCGCTGTCCGCGTTCTGGGCCGACTGGCAGACCCTGTCCACCAATCCTGAGGATACGAGCGTGCGTGCGGCCCTGCTCGGACACGCTTCCAACCTGGAGCAGGCCATCGGGGTCGTCCAGGGGGATTTGCAGCGATTGCAGGGGCAGACGGACGACACCATCGATGCGGAAGTCAAGGAAATAAACACCCTTCTGCAAAGCATCGCCGAGCTGAACAATCAGATCACCGTGACCGAAGAGACGGGCAAGAACAACGCCAACGGCCTGCGCGATCAGCGTGCGACCCTGGTTCGTGATCTGGCCGAGAAGATCGACATCAATTACATCGACAATGGCCTTGGCAACGTGACCATCACCACCAAGGCCGGCCATACCCTGGTCGATGGCACAAGCGCCTTCAGGCTGGCTTTCGAGTCAGCTCCGTTTTCCGCCTCTCTGGACAGCGCCTCGACGTTTACAGGGGACGTTTCGTTCGATGGCAAGAGCTCCAGCGAGTACACGCTTGAAATCGTGAACGGCGGGCTAATGTCTGACGGCGGCCTGACTTTCAAGGTTTCCGTGGACGGGGGCAAGACTTGGCTCAAGGACGAAAATGGAGTGGGTGTCTTCACGATCACGGATGAGGGAGTGCTGCTGCCCGACGGGAAGGGTTCCGTGCTTTTTTCTCCCAAGGCCGGTGATACGCTTACTAAAGGGGACCGTTTTCAGATTCTGCCCAATAAATCGGTTTTCTGGTATGAAACTTCCGCTTCCAAGATCAACATCACCCCGCAGGTCCTGAGCAACGGGGAAGACAACGAACGCCGTCTGACCGGCGGCAGCCTGGCCGGGTATTTTCAATTTCGGGATTCGAGCATCGGTGGCTATCTTGAAAAGCTCGACGCTTTCGCCAAGAGCCTGGCCTGGGAGGTCAATCGGCTTCATTCCCAGGGCACGGGTCTTGAGCGCTTCGAAGAGGTCACCGGCACGTACGGTTTGGTGGACAAGGATGCCGATCTTGGCGTCGACGCCGGGTTGATCTTTGGCGAAAAGCTGGAGAGCGGCAACCTCATGATCGGCGTTTACGACAAGGACACCGGGGCGATGGTGCAGTTTCAGGGCCTGGATTTCAATAACACATTGGCCGGAATCCAGAATTTCGATCCTACCGAGCACAGTCTGCAGGACGTGGTCGACGCAATCAACAACACCTTCGGCGCGCTCACCGCTTCGGTGCTGGACAATCATCTGCAGATCAGTTCCGACGCCGATCATGATTTCGCATTTGGCTCCGATACGACGGGACTCTTGGCCGCGCTTGGCATCAATACGTTTTTCGAGGGCTCCGACGCCAGAACCCTCTCGGTCAACAACAGCGTGCGCAGCAATTCTTCCCGCATCAACACCGGCCACATCAACGGCGCCGGGGAGATGAACGAGGGCGACAACACCACGGCCGCCGCCATCGCTGCCTTGCAGACCAAGGCCGTGAGCACGCGCACCGTGATCGAGGGCACCTCGCGCCAGACCTTGGGGGAATATTATTCTACCCTGGTCGCCAAGGCCGGATCGGACACGCAGTCCGCGAAGTTCAATGCTGAATACCAGGAGGCCCTGGCCAACGATTTGAGGTCGCGCCAGGAATCCGTCTCGGGCGTGAACCTGGACGAGGAAATGACCAACCTGATCAAGTTTCAGCATGCCTACACGGCCGCTGCCAAGCTGATCACCACGGCCGAGTCCATGCTGGAAGTACTTTTGGGACTCAAGAACTGA
- the fliW gene encoding flagellar assembly protein FliW produces the protein MDKQRQTINSRIGQLVISADKTIRFPRGIIGFESLREFALVEFKPGTPFHFLQSMEVPSMGMMLADPFSFLPNYEIRLAAAEERILKVRSIHDLVILVSVTVPKGDPQGSTLNLTGPICVNVQERLGLQSPQVESGFPSQVLLRDLGNEDRRLANS, from the coding sequence ATGGACAAGCAAAGACAAACAATAAATTCACGCATCGGGCAGCTGGTCATCTCCGCGGACAAGACCATCCGGTTTCCTCGCGGCATCATCGGCTTCGAGTCCCTGCGGGAATTCGCCCTGGTGGAGTTCAAGCCCGGAACCCCCTTTCATTTCCTGCAAAGCATGGAAGTGCCGAGCATGGGCATGATGCTCGCCGACCCTTTCTCCTTCTTGCCGAACTATGAGATTCGGCTGGCCGCGGCCGAGGAGCGGATTTTGAAGGTGCGCAGCATCCACGACCTGGTCATCCTGGTCAGCGTGACCGTGCCCAAGGGCGATCCGCAGGGCAGCACCCTCAACCTGACCGGGCCCATCTGCGTCAATGTCCAGGAGCGCCTGGGGCTGCAGTCCCCGCAAGTGGAATCGGGATTTCCGTCCCAGGTCCTGCTGCGCGATCTTGGAAACGAGGACAGGCGCTTGGCCAATTCATGA
- the flgN gene encoding flagellar export chaperone FlgN, whose protein sequence is MQQIILGSLIRQAKGTELLCQLLREEYSLLRAGAPDQVTGLEMCIQDLIRQLVREREALVHRLQSAGMTNLAVFLETLSAADRRIFETWRAKIITHEQDSGHLASINADLAMALWKQSGVLLSHFQNQVAPRERNTYSAKGTWKDRTATATLVRGRL, encoded by the coding sequence ATGCAACAGATCATTCTCGGCAGTCTCATTCGTCAGGCAAAAGGCACAGAGCTTCTCTGCCAGCTCCTGCGCGAGGAATACTCCTTGCTGCGGGCGGGCGCGCCGGATCAGGTGACGGGACTTGAGATGTGCATCCAGGACCTGATCAGGCAGCTCGTGCGCGAACGCGAGGCTCTGGTCCATCGCCTGCAATCGGCGGGCATGACCAATCTGGCTGTTTTTCTGGAGACCCTGTCCGCCGCGGACAGGCGCATCTTTGAAACGTGGCGGGCCAAGATCATCACGCATGAGCAGGACAGCGGCCATCTGGCCTCGATCAACGCCGATCTGGCCATGGCCCTGTGGAAGCAGAGCGGCGTGCTGCTCAGCCATTTTCAGAATCAGGTCGCACCGAGGGAGCGCAACACCTACTCGGCCAAGGGGACGTGGAAGGACCGCACGGCCACGGCGACTCTGGTGCGCGGGAGGCTCTGA
- a CDS encoding flagellar basal body L-ring protein FlgH, translating into MQKKFFMFTLAVLAMTGCRTTGRPPMPAAVVTPPPQERVAEAQNPGSLFDPDGATMLFADARAKRVGDILLIKVVETTLSKSKASTTADRASSMDLGVSAYLGQKQLPLIPDATVGPESLVSAKSTSGFEGDGETKRESSLTTTVAARVTRVLGGGLMEVVGARETRVNGETQIVLVQGVARDRDIDADNTIMSTSLAEARIELYGEGVLADKQRPGWLARILDNVWPF; encoded by the coding sequence ATGCAGAAAAAATTCTTTATGTTCACGCTGGCCGTGCTGGCCATGACCGGATGCCGGACCACAGGCCGTCCGCCCATGCCCGCGGCCGTGGTCACGCCTCCTCCCCAGGAGCGGGTGGCCGAGGCCCAAAATCCGGGTTCGCTCTTCGATCCGGACGGGGCGACCATGCTCTTTGCCGACGCCAGGGCCAAAAGGGTCGGCGACATCCTGCTCATCAAGGTCGTGGAGACCACGCTGTCCAAAAGCAAGGCTTCGACCACGGCCGACAGGGCGAGTTCCATGGATCTGGGCGTGAGCGCCTATCTGGGTCAAAAACAGCTGCCGTTGATTCCCGATGCGACCGTGGGACCAGAGTCCCTGGTCAGTGCCAAGTCCACCAGCGGATTCGAGGGCGACGGCGAAACCAAGCGCGAAAGTTCCCTTACCACCACCGTGGCCGCCCGGGTGACCCGGGTTCTTGGCGGCGGACTCATGGAAGTGGTCGGGGCCCGCGAGACGCGGGTCAACGGCGAGACCCAGATCGTGCTGGTGCAGGGTGTGGCCCGGGATCGAGACATCGACGCCGACAATACCATCATGTCCACCAGTCTGGCCGAAGCGCGCATCGAACTTTACGGCGAGGGCGTCCTGGCCGACAAACAACGCCCCGGGTGGCTTGCGAGGATACTTGACAATGTGTGGCCATTCTAA
- the flgG gene encoding flagellar basal-body rod protein FlgG has protein sequence MIRALWTSASGMIAQQLNLDVTANNLANVNTTGFKKNRAEFEDLMYQNMKIAGSSNQEGDRLPVGMQVGMGVRPVSVHKIFSQGDFQNTGNQLDLVIEGDGFFRVDRSGEESYTRSGAFKLDSDGRIVTDNGHPLQPEFIVPPETQNIVVTEDGRLTCVDKAGAEIAGTDIPVYTFVNPAGLKAMGRNLYVQTDGSGEAVESVPGENNAGTLAQGFLEMSNVEIVEEMVNMIVGQRAYEANSKSITTADTMLQTANQLKR, from the coding sequence ATGATTCGCGCTTTATGGACCAGCGCCTCGGGCATGATCGCCCAGCAGCTCAATCTCGATGTCACGGCCAATAACCTGGCCAACGTGAACACCACCGGGTTCAAGAAGAACAGGGCCGAGTTCGAGGATCTCATGTACCAGAACATGAAGATCGCGGGCTCTTCAAACCAGGAAGGCGATCGCCTGCCCGTGGGCATGCAGGTCGGCATGGGCGTGCGGCCCGTGTCCGTGCACAAGATATTTTCGCAGGGCGATTTCCAGAATACGGGCAACCAGCTCGATCTGGTCATTGAGGGCGACGGGTTTTTCCGCGTCGATCGCAGCGGCGAGGAGTCCTACACCAGAAGCGGCGCCTTCAAGCTCGACAGCGACGGACGCATCGTGACCGACAACGGGCACCCCCTGCAGCCTGAATTCATCGTCCCGCCAGAGACGCAGAACATCGTCGTGACCGAGGACGGCCGTCTGACCTGCGTGGACAAGGCCGGAGCGGAGATCGCCGGCACGGACATTCCGGTCTACACCTTCGTCAACCCTGCCGGTCTCAAGGCCATGGGGCGCAACCTCTATGTGCAGACCGACGGATCCGGCGAGGCGGTGGAGAGTGTGCCCGGAGAGAACAATGCCGGCACCCTGGCCCAGGGATTTCTGGAGATGTCGAACGTTGAGATCGTGGAAGAGATGGTCAACATGATCGTGGGCCAGCGCGCCTACGAGGCCAACTCCAAGTCCATCACCACGGCCGACACGATGCTGCAGACCGCCAATCAGCTGAAGAGGTAG
- the flgF gene encoding flagellar basal-body rod protein FlgF: MQDSSYSAVFGALTQQHRLDSIANNLANVNTTGFKSEKLAFRDTFRRYAHDMVDPNTTLNEKVPWPQPNLLAQPRISEAVIDMSQGPMKSTGNPLDLAIAGDGFFRVQTPEGEFLTRQGVYHRSAEGFVVDAHGNQLLGQGGPLQIAEGGAVLVDADGGFSVDGELVDTIDLVRVEDPRVLEKVGNSLLRIRPGAEAQAIPAEDSTVEQGFLEAANVNVVSEMVNMIEAMRAFEAYQKMISGSFEQDKKAIAEVGAPR, from the coding sequence ATGCAAGACAGCAGTTATAGCGCCGTATTCGGGGCTCTTACACAGCAACATCGACTGGATAGCATCGCCAATAATTTGGCTAACGTGAACACCACGGGTTTCAAGAGCGAAAAACTGGCCTTTCGGGATACCTTTCGCCGCTATGCCCATGACATGGTCGACCCTAACACCACTCTGAACGAGAAGGTACCCTGGCCGCAGCCCAATCTTTTGGCGCAGCCCAGGATTTCCGAGGCGGTCATCGACATGTCCCAGGGACCAATGAAGAGCACGGGCAACCCGCTTGACCTGGCCATCGCAGGGGACGGTTTTTTCCGGGTCCAGACGCCCGAAGGGGAATTCCTGACCCGTCAGGGCGTGTACCATCGCTCGGCCGAGGGTTTTGTCGTGGACGCCCACGGCAATCAGCTCCTGGGCCAGGGCGGCCCCCTGCAGATAGCGGAAGGGGGAGCCGTGCTGGTTGACGCCGACGGCGGGTTCTCCGTTGACGGCGAACTTGTCGATACCATCGATCTGGTTCGCGTCGAGGACCCTCGCGTTCTGGAAAAGGTGGGCAATTCCCTGCTGCGCATCCGCCCGGGTGCGGAGGCACAGGCCATCCCGGCCGAGGATTCTACCGTGGAGCAGGGCTTTCTGGAGGCGGCCAACGTGAACGTGGTCTCGGAGATGGTCAACATGATCGAGGCCATGCGTGCTTTCGAGGCCTACCAGAAGATGATCAGCGGCTCGTTCGAGCAGGACAAGAAGGCCATCGCAGAGGTCGGTGCGCCCAGATAA
- the csrA gene encoding carbon storage regulator CsrA codes for MLILSRRPGESVHVGDDIKITILSIKGQQIKLGLEVPEHMPVYREEIYLKVQTQNASALELDNNDLMMAAAIWTSKDKQ; via the coding sequence ATGCTCATACTCTCTCGTCGCCCCGGAGAAAGCGTGCATGTGGGTGATGACATCAAGATCACTATTTTAAGCATCAAGGGGCAGCAGATCAAGCTGGGCCTCGAAGTGCCTGAACACATGCCGGTCTACCGGGAAGAAATCTACCTCAAGGTGCAGACCCAGAACGCCTCGGCCCTGGAACTCGACAACAACGATCTGATGATGGCGGCAGCAATATGGACAAGCAAAGACAAACAATAA
- the flgL gene encoding flagellar hook-associated protein FlgL, producing MRVSLRNQYSNFLYNLQDTQSKLMDLNMQASSQKRINRPSDDPVGTARVLNYRTSLSSIDQYRTNIDTAKGWLGLADESMIQVSTILTKLKGLAEQGASGTMTASDREATSYEVRQLFSQLVNLGNTRFEGNAIFGGQKFDESAFEEALMVYDQDGNSLGLATGLASHSFVVQFLGAEGTVVPVSGAPDCRFSKDGGATWETGTWDANGTLNLGGVSVNLPSNYEVTLSPPSNTSVSQGSWLTIAPTAVYKGDHESQSAVLYTAGDPDVVAQPLGGFEKDVTVSVAAAGANLDITVSAEVNGTTESWTTTIPNSTSCIVKTPYGQVRLSGADLDGAAFDVKAGSTGVIQMGAAVNAEGRGLFTSDVMVRIDNDPSVDIGAGTLNYSYSIDGGVNWDTGHKAANTSATAELLVPGGKLVLTARGAEDTLVKNAQFVIHPQTAAHNVEISAGQYLQLNNVGAEIFGGYYENGTQPVFSDSDVGKNIMVTVGKLVAALENNNQQGCAEALDGLKTGHEYFTTQLASVGARENRLDVADTVLSGLKLNETERMSNVEDADLATLLTELANQQLSYEAVLKSSSMIMKMSLVNYL from the coding sequence ATGCGCGTATCCCTTCGTAACCAGTACAGCAATTTTCTGTACAATCTGCAGGACACCCAGTCCAAGCTCATGGATTTGAACATGCAGGCTTCCAGCCAGAAGCGCATCAACAGGCCCTCCGATGATCCGGTGGGTACAGCCCGCGTGCTCAACTATCGGACCTCGCTGTCATCCATCGACCAGTACCGCACCAATATCGACACGGCCAAGGGCTGGCTCGGCCTGGCCGACGAATCCATGATCCAGGTCAGCACCATTTTGACCAAACTCAAGGGGCTGGCCGAACAGGGCGCTTCCGGGACAATGACCGCTTCTGACCGCGAGGCGACTTCCTACGAGGTCCGTCAGCTTTTCAGCCAGCTGGTCAATCTGGGCAACACCCGTTTCGAGGGCAACGCCATTTTTGGCGGCCAGAAATTTGACGAGAGCGCCTTCGAGGAGGCGCTCATGGTTTACGACCAGGACGGCAACAGCCTTGGCCTGGCCACGGGCCTGGCCAGTCACAGCTTCGTAGTCCAGTTTCTGGGGGCCGAAGGGACGGTCGTCCCTGTGAGCGGGGCGCCGGATTGCCGGTTCAGCAAGGACGGGGGCGCGACCTGGGAAACTGGGACATGGGACGCCAACGGGACGTTGAATTTGGGCGGGGTTAGCGTGAATCTGCCTTCAAACTATGAAGTGACGCTTTCGCCTCCCTCCAACACCTCGGTGTCGCAGGGCTCTTGGCTGACTATCGCGCCCACGGCGGTGTACAAGGGCGATCACGAGTCCCAGTCCGCGGTGCTTTATACAGCGGGTGATCCCGACGTTGTCGCCCAGCCTCTTGGTGGGTTCGAGAAGGATGTGACGGTGTCCGTCGCGGCGGCGGGGGCGAATCTGGACATCACCGTTTCGGCTGAGGTCAATGGGACGACCGAGTCATGGACCACCACGATTCCGAATTCGACCTCCTGCATAGTGAAGACGCCTTACGGCCAAGTGCGGTTGTCCGGCGCTGATCTCGACGGAGCTGCATTTGACGTAAAAGCCGGATCCACGGGCGTCATTCAGATGGGGGCGGCGGTCAACGCCGAGGGACGCGGGCTTTTCACCAGCGACGTCATGGTCCGCATCGACAATGACCCTTCGGTGGATATTGGCGCCGGGACCCTGAATTACTCGTACAGCATCGACGGCGGTGTGAATTGGGACACGGGGCACAAGGCCGCAAATACCAGCGCCACGGCAGAGCTGCTGGTGCCCGGAGGCAAGCTGGTGCTTACGGCACGGGGTGCCGAGGATACGCTCGTCAAGAACGCCCAGTTCGTCATCCATCCCCAGACGGCGGCCCACAACGTGGAGATTTCCGCCGGGCAGTATTTGCAGCTCAACAATGTCGGAGCGGAAATTTTTGGTGGCTACTATGAAAACGGGACTCAGCCGGTGTTCTCGGATTCCGACGTGGGCAAGAACATCATGGTCACCGTGGGCAAGCTGGTGGCCGCGCTTGAAAACAATAACCAGCAGGGCTGCGCCGAGGCGCTGGACGGCCTGAAGACCGGCCACGAATATTTCACCACCCAGCTGGCCTCCGTGGGTGCGCGGGAAAACCGGCTCGACGTGGCCGACACCGTTCTCTCCGGCCTCAAACTCAACGAAACCGAGCGCATGAGCAATGTGGAGGACGCGGATCTGGCCACGCTTCTGACGGAGCTGGCCAACCAGCAGCTGTCTTATGAGGCGGTCCTCAAATCCTCGTCCATGATCATGAAGATGAGCCTGGTCAATTATCTGTAG
- the flgA gene encoding flagellar basal body P-ring formation chaperone FlgA encodes MRFFVALFVLLLCPCLAVAQGRLIVAGAVCVDGPAITLNDLARAEGEDAKAILAGIGTVPLLASPKFDGARANLNGARLRDLIVQRFGTALPSVDVPDQVQVQRGGQVLSSLSLRPAIDKILTNALAHHGGEVEIREYRMADYLFLPEKEPIQVRVIPVGTPAPGRISLRLEAVTEDGRPVQSFTGTVFADVWKTVPCAARVLNRGDILEPGLVGFARKNLAYMARAPWDGGNLPLRMTAAVGEGQVISADAVEFIPVVAKGQILTLVYAGQTLKLTVPVESLEDGGIGNTIRVRNMQSRRVVAAQVVDAETVRVP; translated from the coding sequence ATGCGTTTTTTCGTGGCTCTGTTCGTTCTTCTGCTCTGTCCCTGCTTGGCCGTGGCCCAGGGCCGGCTGATCGTGGCCGGGGCCGTGTGCGTGGACGGACCGGCCATCACCCTGAACGATCTGGCCCGCGCCGAGGGCGAGGACGCCAAGGCCATCCTGGCAGGCATCGGAACTGTACCACTTTTGGCCTCTCCCAAATTCGATGGTGCAAGGGCCAACCTCAATGGGGCCAGGCTCCGGGATCTGATCGTGCAGCGCTTCGGGACGGCCCTGCCGTCCGTGGACGTTCCCGATCAGGTTCAGGTCCAGCGCGGGGGACAGGTGCTCAGCTCCCTGTCCCTGCGGCCGGCCATCGACAAAATTTTGACGAATGCACTGGCCCATCACGGGGGCGAAGTGGAAATCCGCGAGTATCGCATGGCGGACTATCTCTTTCTTCCGGAAAAGGAGCCGATTCAGGTCCGTGTCATTCCCGTGGGCACTCCCGCGCCGGGGCGGATCAGCCTGCGCCTTGAGGCCGTGACCGAGGACGGGCGCCCGGTGCAGAGCTTCACGGGCACGGTTTTCGCCGATGTCTGGAAGACCGTGCCTTGCGCCGCCCGCGTCCTGAACAGGGGCGACATCCTGGAGCCGGGCCTGGTGGGCTTTGCGCGCAAGAATCTGGCTTACATGGCGCGAGCGCCCTGGGATGGAGGCAATCTGCCCCTGCGCATGACCGCGGCGGTGGGCGAGGGGCAGGTCATCAGTGCCGACGCGGTGGAATTCATTCCCGTGGTGGCCAAGGGGCAGATTTTGACCCTTGTCTATGCGGGGCAGACACTCAAATTGACCGTGCCGGTCGAAAGTCTCGAGGACGGCGGCATCGGCAACACCATCCGGGTCCGAAACATGCAAAGCCGCAGAGTGGTGGCCGCGCAGGTTGTCGACGCAGAAACGGTGCGTGTGCCGTAG